The Ovis aries strain OAR_USU_Benz2616 breed Rambouillet chromosome 11, ARS-UI_Ramb_v3.0, whole genome shotgun sequence genome window below encodes:
- the CHD3 gene encoding chromodomain-helicase-DNA-binding protein 3 isoform X6, translated as MASPLRDEEEEEEEMVVSEEEDEEEEEGDEEEEEVEAADEDYEEDDDEGVLGRGPGHDRGRDRHSPPGCHLFPPPPPPPPPPLPPPPPPPPPDKDDIRLLPSTLGVKKRKRGPKKQKENKPGKPRKRKKLDSEEEFGSERDEYREKSESGGSEYGTGPGRKRRRKHREKKEKKTKRRKKGEGEGGQKQVEQKSSATLLLTWGLEDVEHVFSEEDYHTLTNYKAFSQFMRPLIAKKNPKIPMSKMMTILGAKWREFSANNPFKGSAAAVAAAAAAAAAAVAEQVSAAVSSATPIAPSGPPALPPPPAADIQPPPIRRAKTKEGKGPGHKRRSKSPRVPDGRKKLRGKKMAPLKIKLGLLGGKRKKGGSYVLQSDEGPEPEAEESDLDSGSVHSASGRPDGPIRTKKLKRGRPGRKKKKVLGCPAVAGEEEIDGYETDHQDYCEVCQQGGEIILCDTCPRAYHLVCLDPELDRAPEGKWSCPHCEKEGVQWEAKEEEEDYEEDGEEEGEKEEEDDHMEYCRVCKDGGELLCCDACISSYHIHCLNPPLPDIPNGEWLCPRCTCPVLKGRVQKILHWRWGEPPVAVPAPQQADGNPDAPPPRPLQGRSEREFFVKWVGLSYWHCSWAKELQLEIFHLVMYRNYQRKNDMDEPPPLDYGSGEDDGKSDKRKVKDPHYAEMEEKYYRFGIKPEWMTVHRIINHSVDKKGNYHYLVKWRDLPYDQSTWEEDEMNIPEYEDHKQSYWRHRELIMGEDPAQPRKYKKKKKELQGDGPPSSPTNDPTVKYETQPRFITATGGTLHMYQLEGLNWLRFSWAQGTDTILADEMGLGKTIQTIVFLYSLYKEGHTKGPFLVSAPLSTIINWEREFQMWAPKFYVVTYTGDKDSRAIIRENEFSFEDNAIKGGKKAFKMKREAQVKFHVLLTSYELITIDQAALGSIRWACLVVDEAHRLKNNQSKFFRVLNGYKIDHKLLLTGTPLQNNLEELFHLLNFLTPERFNNLEGFLEEFADISKEDQIKKLHDLLGPHMLRRLKADVFKNMPAKTELIVRVELSPMQKKYYKYILTRNFEALNSRGGGNQVSLLNIMMDLKKCCNHPYLFPVAAMESPKLPSGAYEGGALIKASGKLMLLQKMLRKLKEQGHRVLIFSQMTKMLDLLEDFLDYEGYKYERIDGGITGALRQEAIDRFNAPGAQQFCFLLSTRAGGLGINLATADTVIIFDSDWNPHNDIQAFSRAHRIGQANKVMIYRFVTRASVEERITQVAKRKMMLTHLVVRPGLGSKAGSMSKQELDDILKFGTEELFKDENEGENKEEDSSVIHYDNEAIARLLDRNQDATEDTDVQNMNEYLSSFKVAQYVVREEDKIEEIEREIIKQEENVDPDYWEKLLRHHYEQQQEDLARNLGKGKRVRKQVNYNDAAQEDQDNQSEYSVGSEEEDEDFDERPEGRRQSKRQLRNEKDKPLPPLLARVGGNIEVLGFNTRQRKAFLNAVMRWGMPPQDAFTTQWLVRDLRGKTEKEFKAYVSLFMRHLCEPGADGSETFADGVPREGLSRQQVLTRIGVMSLVKKKVQEFEHINGRWSMPELMPDPSADSKRSSRASSPTKTSPTTPEASAANSPCTSKPATPAPSEKGDGIRTPLEKDEAENQEEKPEKNSRIGEKMETEADTPSPSPSLGERLEPRKMPLEDEVPGVPGEMEPEPGYRGDREKSATESTPGERGEEKPMDGQEHRERPEGETGDLGKRAEDVKGERELRSGPPRDEPRSNGRREEKAEKPRFMFNIADGGFTELHTLWQNEERAAISSGKLNEIWHRRHDYWLLAGIVLHGYARWQDIQNDAQFAIINEPFKTEANKGNFLEMKNKFLARRFKLLEQALVIEEQLRRAAYLNLSQEPAHPAMALHARFAEAECLAESHQHLSKESLAGNKPANAVLHKVLNQLEELLSDMKADVTRLPATLSRIPPIAARLQMSERSILSRLASKGTEPHPTPAFPPGPYATPPGYGAAFSAAPVGALAAAGANYSQMPAGSFITAATNGPPVLVKKEKEMVGALVADGLDRKEPRTGEVICIDD; from the exons ATAAGGATGACATTCGACTGCTGCCTTCAACATTGGGCGTGAAGAAGAGGAAGCGAGGACCTAAGAAACAGAAGGAGAACAAGCCAGGAAAGCCCCGGAAACGCAAGAAGCTT gACAGCGAGGAGGAATTTGGCTCTGAGCGAGATGAGTACCGGGAGAAGTCAGAGAGTGGAGGCAGTGAATATGGAACCGGACCAGGTCGGAAACGGAGACGGAAGCAccgagaaaaaaaggagaagaagacaaaGCGGCGGAaaaaaggggagggagagggggggcAAAAG CAAGTGGAACAGAAGTCATCAGCAACCCTACTTCTGACCTGGGGCCTGGAGGACGTGGAACATGTGTTCTCCGAGGAAGATTACCACACACTCACCAACTACAAAGCCTTCAGCCAATTCATGAG GCCCCTGATTGCTAAGAAGAATCCTAAGATCCCAATGTCTAAGATGATGACCATTCTCGGGGCCAAGTGGAGAGAGTTCAGCGCCAACAACCCCTTCAAGGGGTCGGCGGCTGCTgtggcagcagcagcggcagccgcGGCGGCAGCTGTAGCTGAGCAGGTGTCAGCCGCTGTCTCCTCGGCCACCCCCATAGCACCTTCCGGACCCCCTGCCCTTCCACCACCCCCTGCTGCTGATATCCAGCCCCCACCCATCCGAAGAGCCAAAACCAAAGAGGGCAAAG GTCCAGGCCACAAGCGGCGGAGTAAGAGCCCCCGAGTGCCTGACGGACGCAAGAAGCTTAGGGGAAAGAAGATGGCACCACTCAAAATCAAGCTAGGGCTGCTGGGTGGCAAGAGAAAGAAGGGCGGCTCG TATGTTTTGCAGAGTGACGAGGGCCCCGAACCGGAGGCCGAGGAATCAGACCTGGACAGCGGCAGTGTCCACAGTGCCTCAGGCCGCCCTGATGGCCCCATCCGCACCAAGAAACTAAAACGAGGCCGgccaggaaggaagaagaagaagg TTCTGGGCTGTCCCGCTgtggctggggaggaggagatTGACGGCTACGAGACAGATCACCAGGATTACTGTGAGGTGTGCCAGCAGGGTGGGGAGATCATTCTGTGTGACACCTGCCCTCGTGCCTACCACCTCGTCTGCCTTGATCCTGAGCTTGACCGGGCTCCTGAGGGCAAGTGGAGCTGCCCTCACTGT GAGAAGGAGGGGGTCCAGTGGGAagccaaggaggaggaggaagactaTGAAGAGGacggggaggaggaaggggagaaggaggaagaagatgacCACATGGAGTATTGCCGCGTGTGCAAGGATGGCGGGGAGCTGCTGTGCTGCGACGCCTGCATCTCCTCCTACCACATCCACTGTCTGAACCCCCCGCTGCCCGACATCCCCAACGGCGAATGGCTGTGTCCCCGATGCACC TGTCCTGTGCTGAAAGGCCGTGTGCAGAAGATCCTGCACTGGCGGTGGGGGGAGCCACCCGTGGCCGTGCCAGCCCCCCAGCAGGCAGACGGGAATCCGGATGCCCCACCTCCACGACCTCTTCAAGGCAGATCCGAGCGAGAGTTCTTTGTCAAATGGGTGGGCCTGTCCTACTGGCACTGCTCCTGGGCCAAGGAGCTGCAG CTGGAAATCTTCCACTTGGTGATGTACCGAAACTACCAACGGAAGAATGACATGGATGAGCCCCCACCCCTGGACTATGGCTCTGGTGAGGACGACGGCAAGAGTGACAAGCGCAAGGTGAAGGACCCGCACTATGCCGAGATGGAGGAGAAGTACTATCGTTTTGGCATCAAGCCAGAGTGGATGACCGTCCACCGGATCATCAACCACAG TGTGGATAAAAAGGGGAATTACCACTATCTAGTGAAATGGAGGGACTTACCCTATGACCAGTCCACATGGGAGGAAGATGAAATGAACATCCCTGAATATGAAGACCACAAGCAGAGCTACTGGAGACACCG AGAACTAATTATGGGGGAGGATCCTGCTCAGCCCCGCAAgtataagaagaagaagaaggagctGCAGGGTGATGGGCCTCCCAGTTCTCCTACTAACGAT CCTACAGTGAAATATGAGACTCAGCCACGCTTCATCACAGCCACAGGAGGCACACTACACATGTATCAGCTGGAGGGATTGAACTGGCTACGCTTCTCATGGGCCCAGGGCACTGATACCATTCTGGCTGATGAAATGGGGCTGGGCAAGACCATACAAACCATCGTCTTCCTCTACTCACTCTATAAGGAG GGCCACACAAAGGGTCCCTTCCTGGTGAGTGCCCCGCTGTCCACCATCATCAACTGGGAGCGGGAGTTCCAGATGTGGGCACCCAAGTTCTATGTAGTAACATACACGGGTGACAAGGACAGCCGAGCCATCATTCGTGAGAATGAGTTTTCCTTTGAAGACAACGCCATCAAAGGTGGCAAGAAAGCTTTTAAGATGAAG AGGGAGGCACAGGTGAAGTTCCATGTTCTCCTGACATCATATGAGCTGATCACCATTGATCAGGCAGCTCTCGGCTCCATCCGCTGGGCCTGTCTCGTGGTGGATGAGGCCCATCGGCTCAAGAACAACCAGTCCAAG TTTTTCAGGGTCCTCAATGGCTACAAGATAGATCATAAGTTGCTGCTGACAGGGACTCCATTGCAGAATAATCTGGAGGAGCTCTTCCATCTACTGAACTTCCTCACCCCAGAGAGGTTTAA CAacctggagggcttcctggaggagtttGCTGACATATCCAAAGAAGACCAAATTAAGAAACTTCATGACTTGCTGGGGCCACACATGCTGCGGAGGCTCAAGGCAGATGTCTTTAAGAACATGCCAGCCAAAACAGAGCTCATCGTTCGCGTGGAGCTGAGCCCCATGCAGAA GAAATACTACAAATACATCCTGACCCGAAATTTTGAGGCCTTGAATTCACGAGGTGGTGGGAACCAGGTGTCGCTGCTGAACATCATGATGGATCTTAAGAAGTGCTGCAACCATCCGTACCTCTTTCCTGTGGCTGCTATG GAGTCCCCCAAACTTCCCAGTGGGGCTTATGAGGGTGGGGCACTTATTAAGGCATCTGGGAAGCTCATGCTGCTGCAGAAGATGCTGCGAAAGCTGAAGGAGCAAGGACACAGAGTGCTCATCTTCTCGCAG aTGACCAAAATGTTAGACTTACTGGAGGACTTCTTAGACTATGAAGGCTACAAGTATGAGCGCATCGATGGCGGCATCACTGGTGCCCTGAGGCAGGAGGCCATTGACCGCTTCAATG CTCCTGGGGCCCAACAATTCTGTTTCCTCCTGTCCACCCGGGCCGGGGGCCTGGGCATCAATCTGGCCACTGCTGACACTGTCATCATCTTCGATTCAGACTGGAACCCCCATAATGATATCCAG GCCTTCAGCCGCGCTCATCGGATCGGCCAGGCCAACAAAGTGATGATTTACCGGTTTGTGACTCGTGCCTCTGTGGAAGAGCGAATCACACAGGTGGCCaagagaaagatgatgctgaCACATCTGGTGGTGCGGCCCGGGCTGGGCTCCAAGGCGGGCTCCATGTCCAAGCAGGAGCTGGACGACATCCTCAAATTTGGTACTGAGGAGCTATTTAAGGATGAAAATGAGG GTGAGAACAAGGAGGAGGACAGCAGTGTGATTCACTATGACAACGAGGCCATTGCTCGGCTCTTGGACCGGAACCAGGATGCAACTGAGGACACTGACGTACAGAACATGAACGAGTATCTCAGCTCCTTCAAGGTGGCCCAGTATGTGGTGCGGGAAGAAGACAAG ATTGAGGAAATTGAACGAGAGATCATCAAGCAGGAAGAGAACGTCGACCCCGACTACTGGGAGAAGCTGCTGCGGCACCACTATGAGCAACAGCAGGAAGACCTGGCGCGGAACCTCGGCAAGGGCAAGCGGGTCCGCAAGCAGGTCAACTACAATGACGCTGCTCAGGAGGACCAAG ATAATCAGTCAGAATACTCAGTGGGATCAGAAGAGGAGGATGAAGACTTTGATGAGCGTCCTGAAG GGCGTCGACAGTCAAAGAGGCAGCTTCGGAATGAAAAGGATAAGCCACTGCCTCCACTGCTGGCTCGAGTTGGGGGCAACATCGAG GTACTGGGATTCAACACCCGTCAGCGGAAGGCCTTCCTCAATGCGGTGATGCGCTGGGGCATGCCCCCGCAGGACGCCTTCACCACCCAGTGGCTGGTGCGGGACCTCAGAGGCAAGACTGAGAAAGAGTTCAA GGCCTATGTGTCTTTGTTCATGCGCCATCTCTGTGAGCCTGGGGCAGACGGCTCTGAAACCTTTGCTGACGGAGTCCCTCGGGAGGGGCTGAGTCGCCAGCAAGTGTTGACCCGCATTGGAGTCATGTCTCTCGTCAAGAAAAAG GTACAGGAGTTCGAGCACATCAATGGGCGCTGGTCTATGCCAGAGCTGATGCCTGACCCCAGTGCTGACTCCAAGCGCTCCTCCAGAGCCTCCTCTCCTACCAAAACATCTCCTACCACTCCTGAGGCCTCGGCTGCAAACAGCCCTTGCACCTCGAAACCTG CTACTCCAGCTCCCAGTGAGAAAGGAGATGGCATAAGGACACCTCTGGAGAAGGATGAAGCAGAAAACCAGGAGGAGAAGCCAGAAAAGAATAGCAGGATTGGGgagaagatggagacagag GCTGATACCCCCAGCccatccccatccctgggagAGCGGCTAGAGCCAAGGAAGATGCCTCTAGAGGATGAGGTGCCAGGGGTACCTGGAGAGATGGAGCCTGAACCTGGGTACCGGGGGGACAGAGAGAAGTCAG CCACAGAGTCGACGCCAGGAGAGAGGGGGGAGGAGAAGCCGATGGATGGACAGGAACACAGGGAGAGGCCGGAGGGGGAGACAGGGGATTTGGGCAAGAGAG CAGAAGATGTGAAAGGGGAGCGGGAGCTTCGGTCTGGGCCTCCTCGAGATGAGCCACGGTCCAATGGGCGACGtgaggagaaggcagagaaaccGCGGTTCATGTTCAACATTGCAGATGGTGGCTTCACAG AGCTTCACACGCTGTGGCAGAATGAGGAGCGGGCGGCTATTTCCTCCGGGAAACTCAACGAGATCTGGCACCGAAGACACGACTATTGGCTCCTGGCTGGGATTGTCCT CCATGGATATGCACGGTGGCAGGACATCCAGAATGATGCTCAGTTTGCCATTATCAATGAGCCATTTAAAACTGAAGCCAATAAGGGGAACTTTctggagatgaaaaataaattcctgGCCCGGAGATTCAAG CTCCTGGAGCAGGCGCTGGTGATTGAGGAGCAGCTGCGGCGGGCGGCCTACCTGAACCTATCACAGGAGCCGGCGCACCCCGCCATGGCCCTCCACGCCCGCTTCGCCGAGGCCGAGTGCCTGGCCGAGAGCCACCAGCACCTCTCCAAGGAGTCGCTGGCGGGGAACAAGCCGGCCAACGCCGTCCTGCACAAGG TTCTGAACCAGCTGGAGGAGTTGCTGAGCGACATGAAGGCGGACGTGACCCGCCTGCCAGCCACGCTGTCCCGAATACCCCCCATCGCAGCCCGCCTTCAGATGTCCGAGCGCAGCATCCTCAGCCGGCTGGCCAGCAAGGGCACGGAGCCTCACCCCACACCG GCCTTCCCCCCGGGTCCATACGCTACACCTCCGGGGTACGGGGCGGCCTTCAGCGCCGCACCCGTCGGGGCCCTGGCCGCCGCAGGCGCCAATTACAGCCAGATGCCAGCAGGGTCCTTCATCACAG CCGCCACCAACGGCCCTCCAGTGCTggtgaagaaggagaaggaaatggtggggGCACTGGTGGCAGACGGGCTGGATCGGAAGGAGCCCCGAACCGGGGAGGTGATCTGTATAGACGACTGA